From Triticum urartu cultivar G1812 chromosome 2, Tu2.1, whole genome shotgun sequence, a single genomic window includes:
- the LOC125538027 gene encoding histone deacetylase 9 isoform X1 has product MLEKDRISYFYDGDVGNVYFGPNHPMKPHRLCMTHHLVLSYDLHKKMEIYRPHKAYPTELAQFHSADYVEFLHRITPDTQHLYASELTRYNLGEDCPVFDDLFEFCQIYAGGTLDAARRLNHKTCDIAINWAGGLHHAKKCEASGFCYINDLVLGILELLKYHARVLYIDIDVHHGDGVEEAFYFTDRVMTVSFHKYGDMFFPGTGDIKDIGDREGRYYAINIPLKDGIDDSSFTRLFKTIIAKVVETYLPGAIVLQCGADSLARDRLGCFNLSIEGHAECVKFVKKFKIPLLVTGGGGYTKENVARCWAVETGVLLDTELPNEIPDNEYIEYFGPDYTLKVPNLNMDNLNSKTYLSSIKVQVMESLRAIQHAPGVQMQEVPPDFYVPDFDEDELDPDERVDQHTQDKQVHRDDEYYEGDNDNDHDDGGH; this is encoded by the exons ATGTTGGAGAAAGACAGGATATCCTATTTCTACGATG GGGATGTTGGCAATGTGTACTTTGGGCCAAATCACCCGATGAAACCGCATCGCCTTTGCATGACACACCATCTCGTGTTATCATATGATCTTCACAAGAAAATGGAGATATAT AGACCCCACAAAGCATATCCAACAGAGCTTGCGCAGTTCCATTCTGCTGATTATGTGGAATTCTTGCACCGAATAACTCCTGATACCCAGCACTTGTATGCAAGTGAATTAACTAGAT ACAACCTTGGAGAGGACTGCCCGGTCTTTGATGATTTGTTTGAGTTCTGCCAAATCTATGCTGGAGGAACTCTAG ATGCGGCTCGAAGACTAAATCATAAAACATGTGATATTGCTATTAATTGGGCTGGTGGGCTGCATCATGCAAAGAAGTGTGAGGCATCAGGCTTCTGCTACATTAATGACCTGGTTTTGGGAATTCTGGAGCTTCTCAAGTATCATGCTAGGGTTCTCTATATTGACATTGATGTCCATCATGGAGATGGAGTTGAAGAAGCCTTCTATTTCACTGACAG GGTAATGACTGTAAGTTTCCACAAGTATGGTGACATGTTCTTTCCTGGCACAGGTGATATTAAG GATATAGGAGACAGGGAAGGAAGATATTATGCAATCAACATCCCACTTAAAGATGGCATAGATGACAGCAGCTTTACTCGGCTTTTTAAAACG ATTATTGCCAAAGTTGTTGAGACATATCTGCCAGGTGCTATTGTTCTTCAATGTGGGGCTGATTCATTGGCGCGAGACCGCCTAGGGTGTTTCAATCTTTCAATAGAAG GCCATGCTGAATGTGTAAAGTTTGTTAAGAAATTTAAAATCCCGCTGCTG GTGACAGGAGGTGGTGGGTACACCAAAGAGAATGTAGCACGCTGTTGGGCTGTTGAAACTGGGGTTCTTCTAGACACAGAACTCCCAAATG AGATCCCTGACAATGAATACATTGAATACTTCGGTCCAGATTATACATTGAAAGTACCAAATCTGAACATG GACAACTTGAATAGTAAGACGTATCTCAGTTCAATCAAAGTGCAAGTAATGGAGAGTTTGCGGGCCATACAACATGCACCTGGCGTTCAGATGCAAGAG GTTCCACCCGATTTCTATGTCCCGGATTTTGATGAAGACGAGCTGGATCCTGATGAACGTGTTGATC AGCATACCCAAGACAAGCAGGTTCATCGTGACGACGAGTACTATGAAGGCGACAACGACAATGATCACGATGACGGCGGACATTGA
- the LOC125538027 gene encoding histone deacetylase 9 isoform X2 — MIFTRKWRYMSRPHKAYPTELAQFHSADYVEFLHRITPDTQHLYASELTRYNLGEDCPVFDDLFEFCQIYAGGTLDAARRLNHKTCDIAINWAGGLHHAKKCEASGFCYINDLVLGILELLKYHARVLYIDIDVHHGDGVEEAFYFTDRVMTVSFHKYGDMFFPGTGDIKDIGDREGRYYAINIPLKDGIDDSSFTRLFKTIIAKVVETYLPGAIVLQCGADSLARDRLGCFNLSIEGHAECVKFVKKFKIPLLVTGGGGYTKENVARCWAVETGVLLDTELPNEIPDNEYIEYFGPDYTLKVPNLNMDNLNSKTYLSSIKVQVMESLRAIQHAPGVQMQEVPPDFYVPDFDEDELDPDERVDQHTQDKQVHRDDEYYEGDNDNDHDDGGH; from the exons ATGATCTTCACAAGAAAATGGAGATATATGTCG AGACCCCACAAAGCATATCCAACAGAGCTTGCGCAGTTCCATTCTGCTGATTATGTGGAATTCTTGCACCGAATAACTCCTGATACCCAGCACTTGTATGCAAGTGAATTAACTAGAT ACAACCTTGGAGAGGACTGCCCGGTCTTTGATGATTTGTTTGAGTTCTGCCAAATCTATGCTGGAGGAACTCTAG ATGCGGCTCGAAGACTAAATCATAAAACATGTGATATTGCTATTAATTGGGCTGGTGGGCTGCATCATGCAAAGAAGTGTGAGGCATCAGGCTTCTGCTACATTAATGACCTGGTTTTGGGAATTCTGGAGCTTCTCAAGTATCATGCTAGGGTTCTCTATATTGACATTGATGTCCATCATGGAGATGGAGTTGAAGAAGCCTTCTATTTCACTGACAG GGTAATGACTGTAAGTTTCCACAAGTATGGTGACATGTTCTTTCCTGGCACAGGTGATATTAAG GATATAGGAGACAGGGAAGGAAGATATTATGCAATCAACATCCCACTTAAAGATGGCATAGATGACAGCAGCTTTACTCGGCTTTTTAAAACG ATTATTGCCAAAGTTGTTGAGACATATCTGCCAGGTGCTATTGTTCTTCAATGTGGGGCTGATTCATTGGCGCGAGACCGCCTAGGGTGTTTCAATCTTTCAATAGAAG GCCATGCTGAATGTGTAAAGTTTGTTAAGAAATTTAAAATCCCGCTGCTG GTGACAGGAGGTGGTGGGTACACCAAAGAGAATGTAGCACGCTGTTGGGCTGTTGAAACTGGGGTTCTTCTAGACACAGAACTCCCAAATG AGATCCCTGACAATGAATACATTGAATACTTCGGTCCAGATTATACATTGAAAGTACCAAATCTGAACATG GACAACTTGAATAGTAAGACGTATCTCAGTTCAATCAAAGTGCAAGTAATGGAGAGTTTGCGGGCCATACAACATGCACCTGGCGTTCAGATGCAAGAG GTTCCACCCGATTTCTATGTCCCGGATTTTGATGAAGACGAGCTGGATCCTGATGAACGTGTTGATC AGCATACCCAAGACAAGCAGGTTCATCGTGACGACGAGTACTATGAAGGCGACAACGACAATGATCACGATGACGGCGGACATTGA